From a single Eleginops maclovinus isolate JMC-PN-2008 ecotype Puerto Natales chromosome 2, JC_Emac_rtc_rv5, whole genome shotgun sequence genomic region:
- the lrrc4.2 gene encoding leucine-rich repeat-containing protein 4.2, with translation MSPLGQVRVQPTWKAALLAVLSLMVPALSMCQSTGPALGSANPQNCPGVCSCTNQLSKVVCTRRSLVRVPPNIPANTRYLNLMENSIETIQADTFRHLHHLEVLQLGRNAIRQIEVGAFNGLTSLNTLELFDNRLTVIPSGAFEYLSKLRELWLRNNPIESIPSYAFNRVPSLMRLDLGELRKLEYISDGAFEGLQNLKYLNLGMCNLREFPNLLPLVGLEELEISENVFPELKPGAFRGLKNLRKLWIMNSAITTIERNAFDDITDLVELNLAHNNLSSLPHNLFTPLQYLVELHLHHNPWRCDCDVVWLSWWLREYIPTNSTCCGRCHTPVHMRGRYLVEVDQTTFQCSAPFILDAPRDLNISAARVAELKCRTAAMSSVRWLLPNGTVLTHGSAHPRISVLNDGTLNFSNVLPSDTGVYTCMVSNMAGNSNASAYLNVSNAELNTSNLSYFTTVTVEVLEPTVEETPKPKPTIPASPSVFQPVFISTPTVLFQNTQTPRQVSIVTPRVPSGPAASLDEVMKTTKIIIGCFVAVTLLAAGMLIAFYKLRKRHQQRSTVAAARTIEIIQMEEEVPPVPPPTSGSSGSDDTVLVLPTLVEHNSNTFKPGYVSSSSARQGGYGAHWTQNNSLHRSVRQHHSHISTIADPYVIKTTHGKEKVQETQI, from the coding sequence ATGAGTCCTTTGGGCCAGGTTAGAGTGCAGCCTACCTGGAAAGCAGCCCTGCTCGCCGTGCTCTCTCTCATGGTGCCTGCTCTGAGTATGTGCCAGTCCACAGGCCCTGCGTTGGGCTCGGCTAACCCACAGAACTGTCCAGGTGTGTGCTCCTGCACTAACCAGCTCAGCAAAGTGGTGTGCACCCGCCGAAGCCTGGTTAGGGTTCCCCCGAACATCCCAGCCAACACCAGGTACCTGAACCTAATGGAAAACAGCATCGAGACCATACAGGCAGACACCTTCAGGCACCTGCATCACCTGGAGGTACTGCAGCTGGGCAGAAATGCTATCAGACAGATTGAAGTTGGGGCCTTCAATGGTCTGACCAGCCTCAATACCCTGGAGCTGTTCGACAACAGACTGACAGTCATACCCAGCGGAGCTTTTGAGTACCTGTCAAAGTTGAGAGAGTTGTGGCTTAGAAACAATCCCATTGAGAGCATCCCCTCTTATGCCTTCAACCGTGTACCCTCCCTCATGCGACTGGACTTGGGAGAACTGAGAAAGTTGGAGTACATCTCTGATGGTGCATTTGAGGGCCTTCAGAACCTCAAGTATCTGAACTTGGGGATGTGCAACCTGAGGGAGTTTCCTAATCTTTTACCACTGGTGGGGTTGGAGGAGCTGGAAATATCAGAGAATGTTTTCCCTGAGCTGAAACCCGGGGCCTTCCGTGGGCTTAAAAATCTACGTAAATTGTGGATTATGAACTCTGCCATCACTACCATTGAGAGAAATGCATTTGATGACATTACAGACTTGGTGGAGCTGAATTTAGCCCATAATAACCTGTCGTCCCTCCCCCACAACCTCTTCACACCTTTACAGTACCTGGTGGAGCTCCACCTGCACCACAACCCTTGGCgatgtgactgtgatgtagtgTGGCTCTCCTGGTGGCTAAGAGAATACATTCCCACAAATTCCACCTGTTGTGGACGTTGCCACACCCCGGTCCACATGAGGGGACGATACCTGGTTGAAGTTGATCAGACCACCTTTCAGTGTTCAGCACCATTCATACTTGATGCTCCTAGAGATCTGAACATCTCGGCAGCGAGGGTGGCAGAACTGAAGTGTCGCACAGCTGCCATGAGCTCAGTCCGATGGCTTCTTCCCAATGGAACTGTATTGACCCACGGTTCAGCTCACCCACGGATATCTGTCCTTAACGATGGGACACTCAACTTCTCCAATGTTCTCCCTTCAGACACAGGGGTGTACACCTGCATGGTGAGTAACATGGCGGGAAACTCCAATGCCTCCGCCTACCTAAACGTCAGCAATGCTGAACTCAACACATCTAATCTATCGTATTTTACCACCGTGACAGTGGAAGTCTTGGAGCCAACAGTGGAGGAGACCCCTAAACCTAAACCTACTATCCCTGCCTCGCCCTCTGTCTTTCAGCCTGTCTTCATCTCTACACCTACAGTGCTGTTCCAAAACACTCAAACTCCAAGGCAGGTGTCAATTGTCACTCCTAGAGTCCCTAGTGGTCCAGCCGCCAGCTTGGATGAGGTGATGAAAACCACCAAAATTATCATTGGCTGCTTTGTTGCTGTTACCTTGCTGGCAGCCGGCATGTTGATAGCATTCTATAAATTGCGTAAGCGGCATCAACAGAGAAGCACGGTGGCAGCGGCCAGGACCATAGAAATCATACAGATGGAGGAAGAAGTTCCTCCTGTTCCACCCCCCACATCCGGATCTAGTGGCTCTGATGACACAGTGTTGGTACTGCCTACGTTAGTGGAACACAACAGCAACACCTTTAAGCCTGGGTATGTGTCCTCCTCATCAGCCCGCCAAGGGGGCTACGGAGCCCACTGGACCCAGAACAACTCTCTTCATCGCTCAGTCAGACAGCATCACAGCCACATCAGCACCATTGCTGATCCCTACGTCATTAAGACTACTCACGGCAAGGAGAAGGTTCAAGAGACCCAAATCTGA